The following is a genomic window from Pseudomonadota bacterium.
TTCGATGCGTCCGGGCTGTCTTCACTGGACATCGCTTGGATCAACGGTGGGGTGAGTTCGGGGTCGCGCATCGTGGTCGTCTTGCCCGATGGTCAACCCTCACCCGTTCCCTTGCCGGCGGGGTTCCCTCTGGTCGTGAGCGGGCTGGTGAGCCTCTGGTGCCTGAGGCGTCGGCCGCGAGCGACCTAGTCATCACACGCACCGAGTGCGTGACCTGCGTCACATCCTCTTAGGTTCCGTCAAATCCCCTGCGAGGCTCGCGCGCGCCCGCGTATGAGCACTACGCCCGCGGGCGGAGGTGATCCGTCCGCGGGCGTGACCCTGCGCTGGCGGCCGTCCGCGTAGGTATCGGGAATTCCTCAAAATTGGCCTGAGCGCAAACGTAGTTGCCCGCACGTATCGGTGCTGGGCGATTGATCTTATGCCCTGATCCTCAGAGCTGTTGACACCGCCTCCAGGGATCTGGGTACCGTTGGGGTGGCGCTCGGTACCGATCAACATCACTAATAAACACGGTACGCGCGCTGACCTGTGGCGCATGCTTGCGCTCAACAACTATTACAAGAAGGTGAGACCCATGAAGAAGATCGCTTTGATGGCGGCCTTGCTGCTGAGTGCAGCCGGTGCCAACGCTCAGACCCTGTGTGTGGATTTCGTCAACTTCTGCGACGGCTTCGAAATCAACATCACTCAGGGCGTGGGTGTGGAAGGTACGTGGAAGAACTACGACTGTGCGGGTTCCGATAGCGCGATGAACGTGACCCGTAACCGTGGCGACGGCAACTGGCTGTCCGCTTGCTCTGCTCAGGCGGGCTGTGACGTGGCGCTCGCCCTAGGCCGTGATGCCTGGGTGTGGCTGTTCAACTTCGCGACGGCCACCGGTGACCTGATCGCCATCGACGCAGGCATTCCCACGTTCCTGCAGGACGACACCCCCATCGCGATCACCCAGGGGGCGTGCACCCTGAACCCGGGCATCGTCGGCCCGAGCAACTCCTCGGCCGCCCAGTAAGGGATCCGAGTGGCCGGGGGGCGAAAGCCCCTCGACCCGCGTTCGGGGGCGGCCACAAGCAGTCGCCCCCGCACGCGTATTGCAGGAGATCTTGGGAAAGGGCTACTGCCCTAGGATCTTGCGGAACGCCGACCCGAGCTCGCGCAGCTGGATCGGCTTGGCCAGGAACCCAGCGAGGCCCTTGCCCGCGAAGCGGCTGACCGCGTCTTGTTCGTTGTAGCCGCTGGTCAGCACCACCCTCACCCCGGGATCGATTCGACGTATCTCCTGAAACACGGACGCGCCGTCCATGTCCGGCATCGTCATGTCGAGGAGCACCGCGTCGATCTCAGGGTGATGCTCGCGGAACATCTCGACGCCGGCGACGCCGCCGCTCGCGACCATCACCGTCAGGCCAAAGCGCTCGAGTATCGCGCGTGACACCTCGCGCACGTCGGGCTCGTCGTCCACGACGAGGACCGTGCCGCTGCCTTCCCACTCGAAGCTCCCCGGCATGGAGACAGGGTTAGCCGCCGTCTCGTCGACAGCGGGCAGGAGCACCTTGATGGTCGTTCCCTTGCCTTCCTGGCTATAGACTTTGATCGCTCCGCGGTGTCCCTGCACGATGCCTAGAACGGCGGCCAGGCCCAGGCCTCGGCCAGAGCGTTTGGTCGAGTAGAAGGGGTCGAACATTCGAGAGCGGGTCGACTCGTTCATGCCGCCGCCCGCATCGGAGATCTCCAAGAACACGTACTCGCCGTTGGCGACGGACTCTGCCAGCTGAAGCTCGCGCTGGTAGGCGTCATCGATCGTCATGCTGCCGGTGAAGATCGTGACCACACCGTTCTTGGGCGAGGCCTCGGCGGCGTTACTGATCAGATTCAGCACCACCTGGCGCAGCTGGGTGGCGTCGGCCCTGACGGTGGGCAGCGATGGGGCCAGCTCGTAGCGAATGCTGACCTGACGCTGGGTCGAGAGGCTGACGAGGTCTGTCATCTCGCTCACCAGGGTGGAGAGGTTGATCGCTTCCACCACGAAGCGCCCCTTGCCCGAGTAGGCGAGGAGCTGGCGAGTGAGTTCGGCTGCACGCTGGGAGGCGCGTTGGATCTGTTCGATGTCTCGCCGGTACGGGGTGTGCTCGGGAATCTGCTCCAGGGCGAGCGCCGCGTACCCGAGAACACTGCTCAAGAGATTGTTGAAGTCGTGCGCGATGCCCCCGGCCAGCACGCCGAGGCTCTCGAGCTTCTGAGCGGCCAGCATTCTCTGGTCCATGCGACGCTGCGAGTCGGAGGCCTGCTTGCGCTCGATCGCGTACTCGATGGCGCGCGACAGCGCGTGGGCGGCAAGATCGGTCTTGTACAGGTAGTCCTGCGCGCCTTCTCGCACGGCTTCGATCGCCAGCTGCTCGTCGTCCGATCCGGTGAGCACGAGGAGTGGCAGGCGTGGCGCAGCGTCCAGCATGCGGCGAACGGTGTCCAAGCCTTGCGAATCTGGTAGCCCGAGGTCCAGCAGAATCGCTGAGATGTCACCTTTGGTTGCCACCTCCAGGGCGGTGTCCAGGCGATGTCGCCGTTCCACCTCGAAGCCGGTGATTTCCGTGGACGGTGGTGCCTTGAGTGTGAGCAGTCGCGTCACCACCGCCGCATCGACATCATCGTCCTCGACGAGGAGTACTTTCGATAGGTGCGCCGTCATTTGGGCAGCGTGGAGCAACACCTCTTAGTGCGCAAGGCTTCCCGTGCTGGGCGGTGCGGATCCAGAAAATACGACGCTTGCGGTGCGACGAGATCGGGGGCGCGGATAGGTGATCCCCAGAGCACGCGCCCGTGAGCGACCAATTCTATCTATCCTGCATCGCACTAGAGTCCATCGTTGAGGAGTTGATCCGTGCTGTCGAGATTATTTGCGCCTGTCGGCGGGTTGATCCTGTGTGTGCCGTTGCTCTGTGCGGCTGAGTCCTATCCGCCTGACCATGCTCGCATCCAAGCCTTCGAGCGCGGTTTGGTGGCGCGCACGTCCCGCAGCGATGCCGACGCCTCCCGCTACACGATCGAGGAGCGACTCGCTCACCACGGCGTGCCCGCAGTCGCCGTGGCGATCCTCGAAGACGGGCAAGTGGTGTGGGCGCGAGGCTATGGGACCAAGCTCGCCGGCGAGGACATGCCCGTGGATGCGGACACGGTCTTCTCCGTCGGTTCCGTGAGCAAGGTGGTGAACGCGGCCCTGGTGCTGCGCCTGCAGGCGCAGGGCAAGGTGGACGTCGATACGGACGTGAATGATCACCTCAGCTCGTGGCAGGTGAAGGAGAGTCGCCATACGCGCCGGCAACCGGTGACGCTGCGGGCCATCTTGTCGCACACCGCCGGCTTCAATCAGCACGGCTTCGGTGATTTCCAACCCGGGAGCGCCTTACCGACGGCGTTGCAGACCTTGAACGGCGAACGACCGGCGAAGCACGGACCCGTGCGGGTGACCTTCACGCCCGGCACGCGTATGGACTACTCGGGCGGTGGCATCACCGTGAGCCAGGTGCTGGTGGAGGATGTGACCGGCCTCACCTACGTCGATGCCGCGAGGCGCTACGTGCTCGACCCCATCGGCATGACCCGCAGCACCTTCGTCAATCCGCTGCCGGCAAGTCACGGCAACATCGCGCGCGCCCACAACGGTGACGGTGAACCGACGGCCCTGGCGCGCGGTTGGGAGGCGATGCCGGAGATGGCGGCCTCCGGTCTGTGGACCAGTGCGAACGACCTTGGCGCTTTCGTCGCCACCCTCATCAACACGGCCCGCGGCGACGACGACTTCCTGCCCGAGGCGATCATCACCGACATGATGCAGCGCGTGCCGCAGAGCTGGCACGGGCTCGGACCGCGCTTGAACGGCGAGGGCACCAACCGCGTGTTCCATCACGGTGGCGCCAACGATAGCTATCGCGCCTGGATCGAGGGACACCTCGACAGCGGTGACGGCATCGTCATGCTCACCAATAGCCGTAACGGTCACCAGCTGTACAGCGAGGTGCGCTACGCGGCTGAGGAGGCGTTCGAGTGGCAGGTGCATGCCGCCACGGACTTCGCGGCGCCGGAGTTTCGATGACGGTGCGCCGTCGATTCACCCTCAGCATCTTGCTCGCCGCCCTTACGTGGCCCGGCGCTATGCTACTCGCTCAGTCACCGTCGAATGTGCCGACCTTGGCTGCGCTGAGTCAGCTCCGCTGGGAGTATCGTGTGTTGCTGGTGTTCGACGAAGCCCCCGCGCGCGACGACACCGCGTTGTTGCGGGAGCAGGCGACTGCCTTTCGTGAGCGCGACACGCTGTGGTTCGTCGTCCGTGACGGTGAGGTGCAGTCCAATTACCCCGGTCCGCTGGCCGAGGGGTTCGGCGAACGCGGGTTGAGGGGCCTCGCGCGAGGTGAACGCGTGGTGCTCATCGGTAAGGACGGCGGCGTGAAGCTGCGCACGTCGAGCCTGGATATCGCGGGGGTGTTCGCCCTCATCGACGGTATGCCGATGCGTCGGCGTGAGATGCGTGAACGCGGAAGCGAGGGGAAGCGTTAGCTGCCCTCGCTCCCCCTTCGCGATCAGCCCGTGAGGGACTTGTACTGCACCCGATGCGGCTGCTTCGCCTCATCACCCAGGCGCGCCTTACGGTCCTCTTCGTACTCCGTGTAGTTGCCGTTGAAGAACGTCACCTTGGAGTTGCCTTCGAAGGCCAGGATGTGGGTGGCGATACGGTCGAGGAACCAGCGATCGTGGCTGATCACCACCGCGCAGCCGGGGAAGGCCAGCAGCGCTTCTTCCAGGGCGCGTAGCGTTTCCACGTCGAGGTCGTTGGTCGGCTCGTCGAGGAGCAGGACGTTGCCGCCGGACTTCAGCAGGCGTGCCAGGTGCAAGCGGTTGCGCTCACCGCCGGAGAGGTCCCCGACCAACTGCTGCTGCTGGCTGCCCTTGAAGTTGAAGCGACCGCAGTAGGCGCGTGAGGGCGTCTCGTAGGTGCCCACCTTGATCAGATCGAGGCCGTCGGAGATCGTCTCCCACACGGTCTTGTCGTCCGGCAGGTCGTCGCGGGATTGGTCCACGTAGGCGAGCTTCACCGTGCTGCCGAGGCGCACCTCGCCGCTGTCCGGCTGCTCCACGCCCGTGAGCATGCGGAACAGGGTGGTCTTACCGGCGCCGTTCGGGCCGATGATGCCGACGATCGCGCCTGGCGGGATGGAGAAGCTCACGTCGTCCACGAGGAGCTTGTCGCCGAAGCCCTTGCGCAGGTTCTCGACCTCGATCACCTGATCGCCGAGGCGTTCGCCGGGCGGGATGTAGATCTCCTGGGTTTCGTTGCGCTTCTGGAAGTCCTGCTTTTGCAGCTCGTCGAAGCGGGCCAGGCGGGCCTTGCTCTTGGCCTGACGCGCTTTCGGGTTCGAGCGCACCCACTCGAGCTCCTTCTCCATCGCCTTACGACGGGCGTCGTTCTCCTTCTCCTCCTGGGCCAGGCGCTTCTCCTTCTGATCGAGCCAGGTGGAGTAGTTGCCCTCCCAGGGGATGCCGTGGCCGCGGTCGAGCTCGAGGATCCAGCCGGCGACGTTGTCGAGGAAGTAGCGATCGTGGGTCACTGCCACCACGGTGCCCTCGTAGCGCTCGAGGAAGCGCTCCAGCCAGCCGACGGACTCCGCGTCGAGGTGGTTGGTGGGCTCGTCGAGGAGCAGCATGTCGGGCTCCGAGAGCAGCAGGCGACACAGGGCCACGCGGCGGCGCTCACCGCCGGAGAGCTTGGTCACGTCCGCGTCCCAGGGCGGCAGGCGCAGGGCGTCGGCGGCGATCTCGAGCTTGCGGTCGATCTCCCAGCCACCGGCCGAGTCGATGGCGTCCTGGAGCTTGCCCTGCTCCTCGAGGAGGGCGTT
Proteins encoded in this region:
- a CDS encoding DUF4174 domain-containing protein, which translates into the protein MTVRRRFTLSILLAALTWPGAMLLAQSPSNVPTLAALSQLRWEYRVLLVFDEAPARDDTALLREQATAFRERDTLWFVVRDGEVQSNYPGPLAEGFGERGLRGLARGERVVLIGKDGGVKLRTSSLDIAGVFALIDGMPMRRREMRERGSEGKR
- the ettA gene encoding energy-dependent translational throttle protein EttA, which translates into the protein MAQYVYTMNRVSKIVPPKRTILRDISLSFFPGAKIGVLGLNGAGKSTLLRIMAGVDKEIDGEARPQPNLYVGYLEQEPHLDPEKDVRGNVEDGLGEIKRQLDRFDEISMKMAEPMSDDEMNALLEEQGKLQDAIDSAGGWEIDRKLEIAADALRLPPWDADVTKLSGGERRRVALCRLLLSEPDMLLLDEPTNHLDAESVGWLERFLERYEGTVVAVTHDRYFLDNVAGWILELDRGHGIPWEGNYSTWLDQKEKRLAQEEKENDARRKAMEKELEWVRSNPKARQAKSKARLARFDELQKQDFQKRNETQEIYIPPGERLGDQVIEVENLRKGFGDKLLVDDVSFSIPPGAIVGIIGPNGAGKTTLFRMLTGVEQPDSGEVRLGSTVKLAYVDQSRDDLPDDKTVWETISDGLDLIKVGTYETPSRAYCGRFNFKGSQQQQLVGDLSGGERNRLHLARLLKSGGNVLLLDEPTNDLDVETLRALEEALLAFPGCAVVISHDRWFLDRIATHILAFEGNSKVTFFNGNYTEYEEDRKARLGDEAKQPHRVQYKSLTG
- a CDS encoding response regulator, whose product is MTAHLSKVLLVEDDDVDAAVVTRLLTLKAPPSTEITGFEVERRHRLDTALEVATKGDISAILLDLGLPDSQGLDTVRRMLDAAPRLPLLVLTGSDDEQLAIEAVREGAQDYLYKTDLAAHALSRAIEYAIERKQASDSQRRMDQRMLAAQKLESLGVLAGGIAHDFNNLLSSVLGYAALALEQIPEHTPYRRDIEQIQRASQRAAELTRQLLAYSGKGRFVVEAINLSTLVSEMTDLVSLSTQRQVSIRYELAPSLPTVRADATQLRQVVLNLISNAAEASPKNGVVTIFTGSMTIDDAYQRELQLAESVANGEYVFLEISDAGGGMNESTRSRMFDPFYSTKRSGRGLGLAAVLGIVQGHRGAIKVYSQEGKGTTIKVLLPAVDETAANPVSMPGSFEWEGSGTVLVVDDEPDVREVSRAILERFGLTVMVASGGVAGVEMFREHHPEIDAVLLDMTMPDMDGASVFQEIRRIDPGVRVVLTSGYNEQDAVSRFAGKGLAGFLAKPIQLRELGSAFRKILGQ
- a CDS encoding serine hydrolase domain-containing protein is translated as MLSRLFAPVGGLILCVPLLCAAESYPPDHARIQAFERGLVARTSRSDADASRYTIEERLAHHGVPAVAVAILEDGQVVWARGYGTKLAGEDMPVDADTVFSVGSVSKVVNAALVLRLQAQGKVDVDTDVNDHLSSWQVKESRHTRRQPVTLRAILSHTAGFNQHGFGDFQPGSALPTALQTLNGERPAKHGPVRVTFTPGTRMDYSGGGITVSQVLVEDVTGLTYVDAARRYVLDPIGMTRSTFVNPLPASHGNIARAHNGDGEPTALARGWEAMPEMAASGLWTSANDLGAFVATLINTARGDDDFLPEAIITDMMQRVPQSWHGLGPRLNGEGTNRVFHHGGANDSYRAWIEGHLDSGDGIVMLTNSRNGHQLYSEVRYAAEEAFEWQVHAATDFAAPEFR